A stretch of Paludisphaera borealis DNA encodes these proteins:
- a CDS encoding MotA/TolQ/ExbB proton channel family protein has translation MRLQLGARRAGALGGSWLVFSMATAFLIWLSWGQAARLSAQEAKKADAPAAAPAPAAAAPAAKAEEPAAGDAAKGEPAPGAPGAEGTTPAAPENMLQWAIRASGPIGVLLVFLSVYFTALVIRLFMEYRVSEAVPAPLVEKLEAAIRDKKFQEAYDACRDNDSFLARLVRAGIANLPNGRAEAKEAIATASEEAVTELEMKISYLATIGTLGPMIGLVGTVWGMIRSFQEIATAAGSQPRPDKVAEGISTALFITLEGITLAVPAIFFFAFFRNRVAQMTIEANRVADRTINSLVTAAKTNKPA, from the coding sequence ATGCGGCTGCAATTGGGTGCCCGTCGGGCCGGGGCGTTGGGCGGTTCCTGGCTCGTGTTTTCGATGGCGACGGCGTTCTTGATCTGGCTGTCATGGGGCCAAGCCGCGCGGCTCTCGGCCCAGGAAGCCAAGAAGGCCGACGCGCCCGCCGCGGCGCCAGCTCCGGCGGCCGCGGCCCCGGCGGCCAAGGCCGAGGAGCCAGCGGCTGGAGACGCGGCGAAAGGCGAGCCGGCCCCCGGGGCGCCGGGGGCCGAGGGGACGACCCCCGCCGCGCCCGAGAACATGCTCCAGTGGGCCATCCGGGCGTCGGGTCCGATCGGCGTCCTACTGGTCTTCCTGTCGGTCTACTTCACGGCCCTGGTGATCCGCCTGTTCATGGAATACCGCGTCAGCGAGGCCGTGCCGGCGCCCCTGGTCGAGAAGCTCGAAGCGGCGATCCGCGACAAGAAGTTCCAGGAGGCGTACGACGCCTGCCGCGACAACGACTCGTTCCTGGCCCGTCTGGTCCGGGCGGGGATCGCCAACCTCCCCAACGGCCGGGCCGAGGCCAAGGAGGCGATCGCGACGGCCTCCGAAGAGGCCGTGACCGAGCTTGAAATGAAGATCAGCTACCTGGCGACGATCGGCACGCTCGGCCCGATGATCGGGCTGGTCGGCACCGTCTGGGGCATGATCCGCAGCTTCCAGGAGATCGCGACCGCCGCCGGCAGCCAGCCTCGGCCCGACAAGGTGGCCGAGGGCATCTCGACCGCCCTGTTCATCACCCTGGAAGGCATCACGCTCGCAGTCCCGGCGATCTTCTTCTTCGCCTTCTTCCGCAACCGCGTCGCCCAGATGACGATCGAAGCCAATCGGGTCGCCGACCGCACGATCAACTCGCTGGTGACGGCCGCCAAGACCAACAAACCGGCCTGA
- a CDS encoding ExbD/TolR family protein, which yields MSGSVVPKESAEPNLTPLLDIVFQLITFFMLVINFATDNYDQRIRLPDAGSAQPVEDSQRVLEDRLVLNIDKSGNLLTGNEVQPLNEATQTIKHQADLVKLNLKVTGVKLDVATAGLPTTIILRADKDVTFSSVLNLIKACQNQGFRKFALKAMIRG from the coding sequence ATGAGCGGATCCGTTGTGCCGAAGGAATCGGCCGAGCCGAATCTGACGCCGCTGCTGGACATCGTGTTCCAGTTGATCACGTTCTTCATGCTCGTGATCAATTTCGCCACCGACAACTACGACCAGCGCATCCGCCTGCCCGACGCCGGCTCGGCCCAGCCGGTGGAAGACTCGCAGCGGGTGCTGGAAGACCGCCTGGTCCTGAACATCGACAAGAGCGGCAACCTGCTCACCGGCAACGAAGTTCAGCCGCTCAACGAGGCGACGCAGACGATCAAGCACCAGGCCGACTTGGTGAAGCTCAACCTCAAGGTCACGGGCGTGAAGCTCGACGTCGCGACCGCCGGCCTGCCGACCACGATCATCCTCCGGGCCGATAAGGACGTCACCTTCTCATCGGTCCTGAACCTGATCAAAGCCTGCCAGAACCAGGGCTTCCGAAAATTCGCGCTCAAGGCCATGATCCGGGGCTGA
- a CDS encoding ExbD/TolR family protein produces MKRRGRKSEKTEGPQVPVAPMLDMAFQLLTFFVLTYRAAPVEGQFIMNLLPPQPVTSMAAAPADAAPSAELPASLRTLPTTLKAAEDGRLARVTIADVEVPNEQAALAKELDRYLLDPDAPFDQTLIKVDPNLRYSELMTVIDAFTNAFLRAKKEPRLSFDELGPNEGG; encoded by the coding sequence GTGAAACGGCGAGGTCGCAAGTCCGAGAAGACCGAAGGGCCGCAGGTGCCGGTGGCGCCGATGCTCGACATGGCGTTCCAGCTCCTGACGTTCTTCGTCCTGACCTACCGCGCCGCGCCGGTCGAGGGCCAGTTCATCATGAACCTGCTGCCGCCCCAGCCGGTGACCTCGATGGCCGCCGCCCCGGCCGACGCCGCCCCGTCGGCCGAGCTGCCGGCGAGCCTGCGGACCCTGCCCACCACCCTGAAGGCCGCCGAGGACGGCCGCCTGGCGCGCGTGACCATCGCCGACGTCGAGGTGCCCAACGAGCAGGCCGCCCTCGCGAAGGAACTCGACCGCTACCTCCTCGACCCCGACGCCCCGTTCGACCAGACGCTGATCAAGGTCGACCCCAACCTCCGCTATTCCGAGCTGATGACGGTCATCGACGCGTTCACAAACGCTTTTCTCAGGGCCAAGAAGGAACCCAGGCTGAGCTTCGACGAGCTCGGCCCGAACGAGGGAGGCTGA
- a CDS encoding GTP-binding protein, which translates to MSVPTDPPTTAPETPKSAAAALDPLLAELERKRGVDPVVVAPDAVDRARDTIDATIASLKLTPQEEQAMASELGQLRDLARKLDQSTVEIVAFGMVSRGKSSVLNALLGRDLFEVGAVHGTTVRRSTQEWADAASDGEAFDGARLVLVDTPGIDEVGGEIREVQAREAARRADIVLFVVSGDMQRGEIDALAELRRLQKPILLVFNQIDRYPDADRREIHAKLEDERVKGLIRPEDIVLCAARPDPVQVKVRLPDGSTKTVWERPEPIIEPLKARILDVLESEGKALVALNTLLLAGDLHAEILDRKVRIRDEAADRLIWNFALAKGAAVALNPIPVADLAGGLAVDVGMILALSKVYGIPLSRPAAVRLVRDMMFALGAMGLVQVATRLVGSGVRASLAGLTIMTGGLAGPLAAIGYGAVGVTQAAAAASTSYVLGQGAGTYLRQGCQWGPNGVKTVIQQLLAQAKADSVVDRLRDDLKNRLKQS; encoded by the coding sequence ATGAGCGTTCCGACGGACCCCCCGACGACCGCACCGGAGACGCCCAAGTCGGCGGCCGCGGCCCTCGATCCCCTGCTCGCCGAGCTGGAGCGGAAGCGGGGCGTCGATCCGGTCGTGGTCGCCCCCGACGCCGTCGACCGGGCGCGCGACACCATCGACGCCACGATCGCCTCGCTCAAGTTGACCCCCCAGGAGGAGCAGGCGATGGCCTCCGAGCTGGGCCAGCTCCGCGACCTGGCGCGCAAGCTCGACCAGTCGACCGTCGAGATCGTGGCCTTCGGGATGGTCAGTCGGGGCAAGTCGTCGGTCCTCAACGCCTTGCTCGGCCGCGACCTGTTCGAGGTCGGTGCCGTCCATGGGACGACGGTCCGGCGGTCGACCCAGGAGTGGGCCGACGCGGCGAGCGACGGCGAGGCGTTCGACGGCGCCCGCCTCGTCCTGGTCGACACCCCGGGGATCGACGAGGTCGGCGGCGAGATCCGCGAGGTCCAGGCCCGCGAGGCGGCCCGCCGCGCCGATATCGTCCTGTTCGTCGTCTCCGGCGACATGCAGCGCGGCGAGATCGACGCCCTGGCCGAGCTGCGACGGCTCCAGAAGCCGATCCTCCTGGTTTTCAACCAGATCGACCGCTACCCCGACGCCGACCGCCGCGAGATCCACGCCAAGCTTGAGGACGAGCGGGTCAAGGGCCTGATCCGCCCCGAGGACATCGTCCTGTGCGCCGCGCGTCCCGACCCGGTCCAGGTCAAGGTGCGGCTCCCCGACGGCTCGACGAAGACCGTCTGGGAACGTCCCGAGCCGATCATCGAGCCGCTCAAGGCCCGCATTCTGGACGTCCTGGAAAGCGAGGGCAAGGCTCTGGTGGCGCTCAACACGCTGCTGCTGGCCGGCGACCTGCACGCCGAGATCCTCGACCGCAAGGTCCGCATCCGCGACGAGGCGGCCGACCGCCTGATCTGGAACTTCGCGCTGGCCAAGGGCGCTGCGGTGGCCCTCAACCCGATCCCCGTCGCCGACCTGGCCGGCGGTCTGGCGGTCGACGTGGGGATGATCCTGGCCCTGAGCAAGGTCTACGGCATCCCTTTGAGCCGTCCGGCGGCCGTCCGGCTCGTCCGTGACATGATGTTCGCCCTGGGGGCGATGGGGCTCGTGCAGGTCGCCACCCGGCTGGTGGGCAGCGGCGTCCGGGCCTCGCTGGCGGGCCTGACGATCATGACCGGCGGGCTCGCAGGGCCGCTGGCGGCGATCGGCTACGGGGCCGTCGGCGTCACCCAGGCCGCGGCGGCCGCGTCGACCTCGTACGTCCTCGGCCAAGGCGCCGGCACGTATCTCCGCCAGGGGTGCCAGTGGGGGCCCAACGGCGTCAAAACGGTCATCCAGCAGCTTCTGGCCCAGGCCAAGGCCGACTCGGTCGTCGACCGCCTCCGCGACGATCTCAAGAACCGTCTGAAGCAATCGTAG
- a CDS encoding YcjF family protein, producing the protein MRHPRFGSSRLLALSALGLVVVGLFLALAWNHDRLGVWGRTLILPLGLGVALLAAAVVRLVRRRSPASTTDHPTDAEPLDPEVLAQAAEAQSARAREFIDKIRDADRRDKLKGELDQLDGARRQPPAELGVVVFGTVSAGKTSLINALVGRHVGETGAVMGTTRHGENHVYTIQSVDGTVHLTDTPGISEAGAGGADREHEARRLAARADLLLFVVDHDLIRGEYAPLIELVRLGKRSIVVLNKKDRFPEADLAAILAKLRERLDGVAPAEDVVAVAAAPRPIALRTVLPDGGHETVYEVQEPDIQALRDRIAGVLAREGPLLRAANFLVKTKLLSDEAESGVARERLQRADEVVDHCQWVTAATVFANPIPALNLVAGAAVQLDMIADLARIYGLEPSTSQLRALAGRMVQAMLKVGLIEAAASVIAGIFKRTPLTFAAAGALQAVTMAYLVRIAGKALTEYYRNGESWGEEGIEAAILRQFELNSRSDFLQDFARQAVDRFLRKVHLKAAKVAGRSGA; encoded by the coding sequence ATGCGACATCCGAGATTCGGATCATCACGATTGCTCGCCCTTTCCGCCCTCGGCCTGGTGGTCGTCGGCCTGTTCCTCGCCCTCGCGTGGAACCACGACCGGCTGGGCGTCTGGGGCCGGACGCTCATCCTCCCCCTCGGCCTGGGCGTGGCTCTGCTCGCGGCGGCCGTCGTCCGGCTCGTCCGGCGCCGGAGTCCGGCGTCCACGACCGATCACCCGACCGACGCCGAGCCGCTCGACCCCGAGGTTCTGGCGCAGGCGGCGGAAGCCCAGTCGGCTCGGGCCCGGGAATTCATCGACAAGATCCGCGACGCCGACCGCCGCGACAAGCTCAAGGGCGAACTGGACCAGCTTGACGGCGCGCGCCGGCAGCCGCCGGCCGAGCTGGGCGTCGTCGTCTTCGGGACGGTCTCCGCGGGCAAAACGTCGCTGATCAACGCGCTGGTCGGCCGCCACGTCGGCGAGACCGGCGCGGTGATGGGGACGACGCGGCACGGCGAGAATCATGTCTACACGATCCAGAGCGTCGATGGGACCGTCCACCTGACCGACACGCCCGGGATCTCGGAAGCCGGCGCCGGGGGCGCTGACCGCGAGCACGAGGCGCGGCGGCTGGCGGCGCGGGCCGACCTGCTCCTGTTCGTCGTCGATCACGACCTGATCCGCGGCGAGTACGCCCCGCTGATCGAGCTGGTCAGGCTGGGCAAGCGGTCGATCGTGGTCCTGAACAAGAAGGACCGGTTCCCGGAAGCCGACCTCGCCGCGATCCTCGCCAAGCTCCGCGAGCGGCTCGACGGCGTCGCGCCCGCCGAGGATGTTGTGGCGGTCGCCGCCGCCCCCCGGCCGATCGCGCTGCGGACGGTCCTGCCCGACGGCGGCCACGAGACCGTCTACGAGGTTCAGGAGCCTGACATCCAGGCCTTGCGCGACCGGATCGCCGGAGTTCTGGCCCGAGAAGGCCCGTTGCTCCGGGCCGCCAACTTTCTGGTCAAGACGAAGCTGCTCAGCGACGAGGCGGAATCGGGTGTGGCGCGGGAACGGCTCCAGCGGGCTGACGAGGTGGTGGACCATTGCCAGTGGGTGACCGCCGCCACGGTCTTCGCGAATCCGATCCCGGCCTTGAACCTCGTCGCCGGTGCGGCAGTCCAGCTCGACATGATCGCCGACCTGGCGCGGATCTACGGCCTTGAGCCGTCCACCTCCCAGCTTCGGGCGCTCGCCGGGCGGATGGTTCAGGCGATGCTCAAGGTCGGGCTGATCGAGGCCGCGGCGTCGGTGATCGCGGGGATCTTCAAGCGGACGCCGCTTACGTTCGCCGCGGCGGGCGCCCTCCAGGCCGTGACGATGGCGTACCTGGTCCGGATCGCCGGCAAGGCGCTCACCGAGTATTACCGCAACGGCGAGAGCTGGGGCGAGGAGGGGATCGAGGCCGCGATCCTCCGGCAGTTCGAGCTGAACAGCCGCTCCGACTTTCTCCAGGACTTCGCCCGCCAGGCCGTTGACCGATTCTTGCGGAAGGTCCACCTCAAAGCCGCGAAGGTCGCGGGGCGGAGCGGAGCTTGA
- a CDS encoding polysaccharide biosynthesis/export family protein yields MERTGKIRRAGWLMSLAACAACGCQTVRTPEEKIANSNIPTEFKKVAMPDYVVEPPDLILVEVLEALPGRPISGERLVRPDGKITLGFYGEVFVAGLTIPEIKEKIVLHLRKHLTDNVLGLYEEDPETGKVKPIDPKDSDRIFVDVTAYNSKNYYVLGDVGAPGKLPITGNETVLDALQYAGGLLPTAAPQNIRLVRPAPPGACCEQLLPVNLAAITSGGDPTTNYQLMPGDRVVVYRDPIVRTTIFIDRLAAPFQTVLNSILQTSFTIRSVDYAKLGVRGVAGASTTTQPTLLSQPGAR; encoded by the coding sequence ATGGAACGCACAGGGAAGATCCGCCGGGCCGGCTGGTTGATGTCGCTGGCCGCTTGCGCCGCATGCGGCTGCCAGACGGTCCGGACGCCGGAAGAGAAGATCGCCAACAGTAATATACCCACCGAGTTCAAGAAGGTCGCGATGCCCGACTACGTGGTCGAGCCCCCCGACTTGATCTTGGTCGAGGTGCTGGAAGCCTTGCCCGGCCGACCGATCTCGGGCGAACGCCTGGTTCGTCCCGACGGCAAGATCACCCTCGGTTTCTACGGCGAGGTCTTCGTGGCCGGCCTGACGATCCCGGAGATCAAGGAAAAGATCGTCCTTCACTTGCGCAAGCATTTGACCGACAACGTCCTCGGCCTGTACGAAGAAGACCCGGAAACGGGCAAGGTCAAGCCGATCGATCCCAAAGACTCGGACCGGATCTTCGTGGACGTGACGGCCTATAACAGCAAGAATTATTACGTCCTGGGCGACGTGGGAGCCCCCGGCAAGCTGCCGATCACCGGCAACGAGACGGTGCTCGACGCCCTCCAGTACGCCGGCGGCCTCTTGCCGACGGCCGCGCCGCAGAACATCCGCCTGGTCCGCCCCGCCCCTCCAGGCGCCTGCTGCGAGCAGCTCTTGCCCGTGAACCTGGCCGCGATCACCAGCGGCGGCGACCCGACCACGAATTACCAGCTCATGCCCGGCGACCGCGTCGTGGTCTATCGCGACCCGATCGTCCGGACCACGATCTTCATCGACCGTCTGGCCGCCCCGTTCCAGACCGTGCTGAACTCGATCCTCCAGACCTCGTTCACGATCCGGTCGGTCGACTACGCCAAGCTGGGCGTCCGTGGCGTCGCCGGCGCGAGCACGACGACTCAGCCGACCCTCCTCAGCCAGCCAGGGGCTCGCTGA
- a CDS encoding tetratricopeptide repeat protein, with protein sequence MKSLRRLLLCGLSIHLAIAAGTLRAQPATLPPAVVADWSYYNNMGWKAFNRGDYSIAENRFEKAIEQVKPYRAISQRLLVRSYHDLSRVLYTEKRYADAEPLEKWVVDVRKPDPDVNADVLFDSLYLLALIHREQHHDAQAEQLFHEALRIEEKAVGPNNSSLTATLCDLASVEFRLEKYDRAEPHLRRALTILKRSGSTLNPTYADTLERYAKVLDQLDRGDEAQAAEAEVERLRHDFQGAVEQAQRAGFRPTFGRRAADFKPATP encoded by the coding sequence ATGAAATCACTTCGCCGACTGCTCCTATGCGGACTCTCGATCCACCTGGCCATCGCCGCCGGAACCCTCCGGGCCCAGCCCGCGACCCTGCCCCCGGCGGTCGTCGCCGATTGGTCCTACTACAACAATATGGGCTGGAAGGCATTCAACAGAGGCGACTACAGCATTGCCGAGAATCGGTTCGAGAAAGCCATCGAGCAGGTGAAACCGTACCGAGCGATCAGCCAGCGTCTGCTGGTCCGCAGCTACCACGACCTGTCGCGCGTGCTCTACACGGAGAAGCGCTACGCCGACGCCGAGCCGCTGGAGAAGTGGGTGGTCGACGTACGCAAGCCCGACCCCGACGTGAACGCCGACGTGCTCTTCGACAGCCTATACCTGCTCGCGCTGATCCATCGCGAGCAGCACCATGACGCCCAGGCCGAGCAGTTGTTCCACGAGGCGCTGCGGATTGAGGAGAAAGCCGTCGGGCCCAACAACTCGTCGCTCACCGCGACCCTCTGCGACCTGGCGTCCGTCGAGTTCCGACTCGAGAAGTATGACAGGGCCGAGCCACACCTGCGGCGGGCGCTGACGATCCTCAAGCGGTCCGGCTCGACCCTGAATCCGACGTACGCCGACACACTCGAGCGCTATGCGAAAGTGCTCGACCAGCTTGATCGCGGCGACGAGGCGCAGGCCGCCGAAGCGGAGGTCGAGCGGCTTCGCCACGACTTCCAAGGGGCTGTCGAACAAGCCCAAAGGGCGGGGTTCCGACCGACCTTCGGGCGTCGCGCCGCCGACTTCAAGCCAGCAACTCCTTGA
- a CDS encoding DUF1501 domain-containing protein: MNCQDHLYRRTDPSLVSRRWFLEQCGVGLGTMALRDLLGGGLATAASPTAAKGGNPLAPKAPHFAPKAKRVIFLFMAGGPSHLEMFDNKPQLAKFDGTLPPAELLKGYRSAFINPDAKLLGPKFKFAKHGQSGTEVSELLPHLSRVIDDVAVIKGMSTDAFNHAPGQIMMSTGSMIFGRPSMGSWACYGLGSESQDLPGFVVFSTGQKGPSGGNSNWGSGFLPTLYQGVQFRTGGDPVLYLSNPKGVDRNIQRDSLDAVRQLDEIRLAKMGDPEIATRINSYEMAFRMQMTAPEVMDISREPQHIRDLYGAEPGKPSFANTCLLGRRLLERGVRFVEIFHEAWDQHGDLVGGLKRNCGDTDQACAALVQDLKQRGMLEDTLVVWGGEFGRTPMVQGGADGRDHHPNAFSMWAAGGGIKPGVSYGETDDLGFSVARDKVHVHDLHATLLHLLGFDHTRLTYRFQGRDFRLTDVQGRVVKELLA; this comes from the coding sequence ATGAACTGCCAGGATCATCTCTATCGCCGCACTGATCCCTCGCTCGTCTCGCGCCGCTGGTTCCTCGAACAGTGCGGCGTCGGTCTGGGGACCATGGCGCTGCGCGACCTGCTCGGTGGTGGGCTCGCGACCGCAGCCTCGCCGACGGCCGCCAAGGGGGGTAACCCGCTCGCCCCGAAGGCGCCGCACTTCGCGCCCAAGGCCAAGCGGGTCATCTTCCTGTTCATGGCGGGTGGGCCGTCCCATCTGGAGATGTTCGATAACAAGCCGCAGCTCGCGAAGTTCGACGGCACGCTGCCGCCGGCCGAGCTGCTCAAGGGCTATCGGTCGGCGTTCATCAACCCCGACGCCAAGCTGCTCGGACCCAAATTCAAGTTCGCCAAGCACGGCCAGTCGGGCACCGAGGTCTCCGAGCTTCTCCCGCATCTGAGCCGGGTGATCGACGACGTGGCCGTCATCAAGGGGATGTCGACCGACGCCTTCAACCATGCCCCCGGCCAGATCATGATGAGCACCGGCTCGATGATCTTCGGCCGGCCGAGCATGGGCTCGTGGGCCTGCTACGGCCTGGGGAGCGAGTCGCAGGACCTGCCCGGCTTCGTCGTCTTCAGCACCGGCCAGAAAGGCCCCAGCGGCGGCAACTCCAACTGGGGGAGCGGCTTCCTGCCGACGCTCTATCAGGGGGTGCAGTTCCGTACCGGGGGCGATCCGGTGCTCTACCTGTCGAACCCCAAGGGGGTCGACCGCAACATTCAGCGCGACTCGCTCGACGCCGTCCGCCAGCTCGACGAGATCCGGCTGGCGAAGATGGGCGACCCCGAGATCGCCACCCGGATCAACTCGTACGAGATGGCCTTCCGGATGCAGATGACGGCCCCCGAGGTCATGGACATCTCGCGCGAGCCCCAGCACATCCGCGACCTCTACGGGGCCGAGCCCGGCAAGCCGTCGTTCGCCAACACTTGCCTGCTGGGTCGCCGGCTGCTTGAGCGGGGCGTGCGGTTCGTCGAGATCTTCCATGAGGCGTGGGACCAGCATGGCGACCTCGTCGGCGGCCTCAAACGCAACTGCGGCGACACCGACCAGGCCTGCGCCGCGCTCGTCCAGGACTTGAAGCAGCGGGGGATGCTCGAAGACACGCTCGTCGTATGGGGGGGCGAGTTCGGCCGCACGCCGATGGTGCAGGGGGGGGCCGACGGCCGCGACCACCATCCCAACGCGTTCTCGATGTGGGCCGCCGGCGGCGGGATCAAGCCGGGGGTCAGCTACGGCGAGACTGACGACCTCGGCTTCAGCGTGGCCCGCGACAAGGTCCACGTCCACGACCTGCACGCCACTCTGCTGCACCTGCTCGGCTTCGACCACACGAGGCTGACCTACCGGTTCCAGGGCCGCGACTTCCGGCTCACCGACGTCCAGGGGCGGGTCGTCAAGGAGTTGCTGGCTTGA